In Deltaproteobacteria bacterium, a single window of DNA contains:
- a CDS encoding 4-hydroxybenzoate octaprenyltransferase: MAIFARIRTYLELVKFSHTVFALPFALTGMFLAARGFPDAGTLFFILLAMVGGRSAAMGLNRVVDAEIDRANPRTRDRHIPKGLVKKREAWTLIAVSFLLLLFSAYMLNPLCFRLSPLLIAVLLLYSYTKRFTWASHIVLGLALGAAPLGAWIAVKGAVDPRILLLSFAVMFWVAGFDIIYALLDIDFDRTYGLHSIPRLLGPGKAITVARICHACMASLLLGIYHFFSLSFLYLAGFLVCVALLLYEHSLVREDDFSRLDMAFFNVNGYISITFCLFTFLDIVLLGR; this comes from the coding sequence TTGGCGATCTTTGCTCGCATCAGGACATACTTGGAGCTGGTAAAGTTCTCCCACACGGTTTTCGCCCTGCCCTTTGCCTTGACGGGGATGTTTCTCGCCGCCCGGGGGTTTCCCGACGCGGGGACGCTCTTTTTCATCCTCCTGGCAATGGTAGGCGGCCGGAGCGCCGCAATGGGATTGAACAGGGTGGTGGACGCAGAGATAGATCGGGCAAATCCCCGGACCCGGGACAGGCATATACCGAAGGGGCTGGTGAAGAAGCGGGAGGCCTGGACGCTCATCGCCGTAAGCTTCTTACTCCTTCTCTTTTCTGCCTACATGTTAAACCCCCTCTGCTTCAGGCTGTCGCCCCTTTTGATCGCTGTCCTCCTGCTCTACTCGTACACGAAACGCTTCACCTGGGCTTCCCACATCGTCCTCGGGCTGGCGCTGGGAGCGGCCCCCCTGGGTGCATGGATTGCCGTGAAAGGGGCGGTGGACCCCCGTATCCTGCTTCTGTCCTTCGCCGTGATGTTCTGGGTTGCAGGGTTCGACATCATCTACGCCCTGCTGGATATCGATTTCGACAGAACGTACGGCCTCCACTCCATTCCGCGGCTTCTCGGGCCGGGAAAGGCGATCACGGTTGCACGGATCTGCCACGCCTGCATGGCATCCCTGCTCCTTGGCATATACCACTTCTTTTCCCTGAGCTTTCTCTATCTGGCGGGCTTCCTGGTGTGCGTGGCCCTGCTCCTCTATGAGCACTCCCTGGTCAGGGAGGACGACTTTTCACGCCTCGACATGGCTTTTTTCAACGTGAACGGGTACATAAGTATAACGTTCTGTTTGTTCACGTTTCTTGATATAGTTTTACTTGGAAGGTGA
- a CDS encoding UbiX family flavin prenyltransferase: MKRVRYFVAITGASGSILGIRTVQKLLSFHHEVYLAVTKTGISIMADEVPGMEGVRRETLSSRLSDFLGNPGGALTVVDDDDFSVPFASGSNPPDAMAVVPCSAGTLGRIASGVSGNLIERAADVCLKERKRLILVVRETPLNVIHLRNMEALAVAGAVIMPASPGYYHRPETVGDLIDFIVERAVLLMGEAGALSRQWGEKEVLK, encoded by the coding sequence GTGAAGAGGGTGCGATATTTCGTGGCCATAACGGGGGCGAGCGGATCCATCCTGGGAATACGGACCGTTCAGAAGCTTCTCTCCTTTCACCACGAGGTTTACCTGGCGGTGACGAAAACGGGCATTTCCATCATGGCGGACGAGGTCCCCGGAATGGAGGGGGTACGCAGGGAGACCCTATCGTCGAGGCTTTCTGACTTTCTGGGGAATCCCGGGGGCGCCCTCACGGTCGTCGATGACGATGATTTCAGCGTCCCGTTTGCATCCGGGTCGAACCCGCCGGACGCAATGGCCGTCGTCCCCTGTTCAGCGGGAACCCTGGGGAGGATAGCATCGGGCGTGTCGGGCAACCTCATAGAGCGGGCGGCCGACGTGTGCCTCAAAGAGCGCAAACGCCTCATCCTCGTCGTGCGGGAGACCCCCCTGAACGTTATCCACCTCCGGAACATGGAAGCCCTCGCGGTTGCCGGAGCAGTGATCATGCCTGCCTCCCCGGGCTATTATCACCGGCCCGAGACGGTGGGAGACCTGATCGACTTCATCGTCGAGCGTGCGGTGCTCCTCATGGGGGAAGCGGGTGCTCTCTCCAGGCAGTGGGGAGAAAAGGAGGTCCTCAAATGA
- a CDS encoding GAF domain-containing protein — MRGSXXXRSVVHSAKLTSALFEISKAMVSTGGVIPGSMNQIVNAVTLIMNVSRAVIFLFDETKEHMSPAVGAGLLYMGLFKKMRIPPDDKLVQEIIDSKEPLLLRTSQVRDDRVKGIMEKLGIEEFIVAPILAHDRVIGIITADTPVDGRRLSSDDIKILAVMANFAGVAIHNADMFQRLASKEKKLRAIHEVGRAFDRTNDLDRLLEMIVEKAVELMSATSGSIILIDRETMTLIIRAAVQLPDEIKEGVRLRVGEGITGWVAKEGMPVLVPDVKRDERYVMVQEDINSEMAVPLKWGHEVVGVLNLDHVERGAFKEEDLDLLEIFGHNASAALRQAFLLEKVSGGDQASP; from the coding sequence GTGAGGGGTTCTNNNNNNNNNCGCAGCGTGGTTCACTCTGCAAAGCTGACCTCGGCCCTGTTCGAGATAAGCAAGGCGATGGTTTCCACGGGGGGCGTCATCCCGGGGAGCATGAACCAGATCGTCAACGCCGTTACCCTGATCATGAACGTGAGCCGTGCCGTTATCTTTCTCTTCGACGAGACCAAGGAGCACATGTCTCCCGCCGTCGGGGCGGGACTCCTCTACATGGGCCTTTTCAAGAAGATGAGAATTCCCCCCGATGACAAATTGGTGCAGGAGATCATCGATTCCAAGGAGCCCCTTCTCCTGCGCACCTCGCAGGTCCGGGACGACCGGGTCAAGGGAATCATGGAAAAGCTCGGGATCGAAGAATTTATCGTTGCCCCCATCCTGGCCCATGACAGGGTCATTGGGATAATCACCGCCGATACCCCCGTCGATGGGAGAAGGCTTTCCTCAGACGATATCAAGATCCTGGCGGTCATGGCGAATTTCGCCGGCGTTGCAATCCACAATGCCGATATGTTCCAGCGCCTCGCCTCCAAGGAGAAGAAGCTCCGTGCCATACACGAGGTGGGCAGGGCCTTTGACAGGACCAACGACCTGGACAGGCTGCTGGAAATGATCGTCGAGAAGGCGGTCGAGCTGATGAGCGCCACGTCGGGCTCGATAATCCTCATCGACCGGGAGACGATGACCCTCATCATCAGGGCGGCCGTACAGCTGCCCGATGAGATAAAAGAGGGAGTGCGGTTGCGGGTGGGGGAGGGAATAACCGGCTGGGTCGCGAAGGAGGGGATGCCGGTCCTCGTGCCGGACGTGAAACGAGACGAGCGGTACGTCATGGTTCAAGAGGACATCAACTCCGAGATGGCGGTGCCCCTGAAATGGGGGCACGAGGTGGTGGGGGTCCTCAACCTGGATCATGTGGAGCGGGGGGCGTTCAAAGAGGAGGACCTGGATCTTCTGGAGATTTTCGGGCACAATGCCTCCGCTGCGCTCCGGCAGGCCTTTTTGCTCGAGAAGGTAAGCGGCGGGGATCAGGCAAGTCCCTGA
- a CDS encoding response regulator → MRKILVVDDEESIRLLYKEELEDEGYEVAVAADGMEALEKFQLFQPDLVTLDLKMPGMDGLEVLQKIRKVDMDIPIVLLTAYSEFKQDFTTWASNAYIVKSMDLSELKVTIKEFLEIE, encoded by the coding sequence ATGAGAAAAATACTCGTAGTAGATGACGAGGAGAGCATACGGCTGCTCTATAAGGAAGAGCTCGAAGACGAGGGGTACGAGGTGGCTGTTGCTGCCGACGGGATGGAGGCTCTCGAAAAGTTCCAGCTGTTTCAGCCCGACCTGGTGACGCTGGATCTCAAGATGCCCGGCATGGACGGGCTCGAGGTCCTGCAGAAGATAAGGAAGGTGGATATGGATATTCCCATCGTGCTCCTTACCGCGTACAGTGAGTTCAAGCAGGATTTCACCACCTGGGCATCGAATGCCTATATCGTTAAATCGATGGACCTTTCCGAGCTGAAGGTGACCATAAAGGAGTTTCTCGAAATCGAGTGA